A stretch of Lathyrus oleraceus cultivar Zhongwan6 chromosome 6, CAAS_Psat_ZW6_1.0, whole genome shotgun sequence DNA encodes these proteins:
- the LOC127093281 gene encoding homeobox protein knotted-1-like 2, with protein sequence MEGEEIGIRKDVEESDVGKEKENDEEALKKIIASHPLFEVLIESHINCLKVGSEDAEEFDITRDEWKKLVNIKSKETTSPNTSELDHFMEAYCMALGKLKEVIEEPAKEANAFINATYIQLKELDEGNNLAT encoded by the exons ATGGAGGGTGAAGAAATTGGAATTAGAAAAGATGTTGAAGAAAGTGATGttggaaaagaaaaagaaaatgatgAAGAGGCTTTAAAGAAGATTATTGCAAGCCATCCTTTATTTGAAGTGTTAATTGAATCTCACATTAATTGTTTGAAG GTAGGATCTGAGGATGCAGAGGAGTTTGATATAACAcgtgatgaatggaagaaatTGGTGAACATAAAGTCCAAAGAAACTACTAGTCCAAACACTTCAGAGCTTGATCACTTCATG GAAGCATATTGCATGGCGCTGGGCAAGCTCAAAGAAGTGATAGAGGAGCCAGCTAAAGAAGCAAATGCTTTCATCAATGCAACATATATTCAACTCAAAGAACTCGACGAAGGAAATAACCTGGCAACTTAA